One window from the genome of Oryza glaberrima chromosome 3, OglaRS2, whole genome shotgun sequence encodes:
- the LOC127764992 gene encoding uncharacterized protein LOC127764992 isoform X2 codes for MVAVARPAASAASNEMVCGICGSGHDQDRMAKCIRCNVYQHCYCFPVVTYDVPDEWCCCECQNKSNWDQTPSQGGQTIRNRVHQDSLKIPNKFENAKVKYISYEEASLLNNNERPPNCRSNFHVRRTNSHVRPASPPNAKQSSSRSDNRAYSQFHRKFPNGQQSPCRSDTQGPFLKRGDGASQNQTEIAGINMKQKAQSGEMLRPCHRSRAIRGKIDFQVQNEQREKKVVSADKVTMNPQSRDDPREKSGSNVTGTDIGRGSEMSPDNDIGMLVVINSSVEYARQPPPEICWTGCFLVSNGSNCNPADFKAYCPSKVSSKVLNVIKSMPSIIELDILPRMDEWPKSFEINPPVYEDIGLFFFSTELDRNGKSQSHVMETSCNFVMRAYINNIKLLIYSSEVLPPDSQWIDGESYLWGVFVDPKRRHKSMPFGSISA; via the exons Atggtcgccgtcgctcgtcctgctgcttccgccgcatcc AATGAAATGGTTTGTGGGATATGTGGCAGTGGTCATGACCAAGATAGAATGGCAAAATGTATTCGGTGCAATGTCTATCAACATTG TTATTGCTTCCCAGTGGTGACATATGATGTTCCTGATGAATGGTGTTGTTGTGAGTGCCAAAACAAGTCCAATTGGGACCAAACTCCTAGTCAag GTGGGCAAACTATCAGGAATAGAGTCCATCAAGATAGCCTGAAAATTCCAAACAAGTTTGAAAATGCCAAAGTGAAATACATTTCTTATGAAGAGGCGTCATTATTGAATAATAATGAGAGACCACCAAATTGTAGGTCAAATTTTCATGTGCGACGTACAAATAGTCATGTCCGTCCTGCATCTCCTCCAAATGCGAAACAGTCATCTAGTAGGAGTGACAATCGTGCGTATAGCCAGTTCCATCGCAAATTTCCAAATGGGCAGCAGTCCCCCTGTAGGAGTGACACTCAAGGGCCTTTTCTGAAACGAGGTGATGGTGCAAGTCAGAACCAGACAGAGATTGCTGGTATAAACATGAAACAGAAAGCACAATCAG GTGAGATGCTTCGTCCATGTCATAGAAGCAGAGCAATTAGAGGAAAAATTGACTTTCAGGTTCAAAATGAGCAGAGGGAAAAGAAGGTAGTTAGTGCAGATAAAGTAACAATGAACCCCCAGAGTCGGGATGATCCTAGAGAAAAGAGTGGATCCAATGTTACAG GTACTGATATTGGACGTGGATCTGAAATGAGTCCAGACAATGATATAGGCATGCTGGTGGTCATTAATTCAAGTGTGGAATATGCAAGACAACCTCCACCAGAAATTTGTTGGAC GGGATGCTTTCTTGTCTCCAATGGATCAAACTGTAATCCTGCTGATTTTAAAGCTTACTGCCCATCAAAAGTGTCGTCTAAAGTTCTCAATGTCATCAAGAGCATGCCTAGTATAATAGAGTTGGATATATTGCCTCGAATGGATGAATGGCCAAAATCTTTTGAGATAAATCCACCAGTTTATGAAGACATTGGcttgttcttcttctccacTGAACTTGACCG GAATGGAAAGAGTCAATCTCATGTCATGGAGACGAGCTGCAATTTTGTTATGAGGGCATATATCAACAATATAAAGTTGCTGATATATTCCTCAGAAGTGCTTCCACCTGATTCCCAGT GGATTGATGGAGAGAGCTACTTATGGGGTGTCTTTGTGGATCCCAAGAGGAGGCATAAGTCTATGCCATTTGGTTCCATTTCTGCATGA
- the LOC127764992 gene encoding uncharacterized protein LOC127764992 isoform X1 — MVAVARPAASAASNEMVCGICGSGHDQDRMAKCIRCNVYQHCYCFPVVTYDVPDEWCCCECQNKSNWDQTPSQGGQTIRNRVHQDSLKIPNKFENAKVKYISYEEASLLNNNERPPNCRSNFHVRRTNSHVRPASPPNAKQSSSRSDNRAYSQFHRKFPNGQQSPCRSDTQGPFLKRGDGASQNQTEIAGINMKQKAQSGEMLRPCHRSRAIRGKIDFQVQNEQREKKVVSADKVTMNPQSRDDPREKSGSNVTVGTDIGRGSEMSPDNDIGMLVVINSSVEYARQPPPEICWTGCFLVSNGSNCNPADFKAYCPSKVSSKVLNVIKSMPSIIELDILPRMDEWPKSFEINPPVYEDIGLFFFSTELDRNGKSQSHVMETSCNFVMRAYINNIKLLIYSSEVLPPDSQWIDGESYLWGVFVDPKRRHKSMPFGSISA; from the exons Atggtcgccgtcgctcgtcctgctgcttccgccgcatcc AATGAAATGGTTTGTGGGATATGTGGCAGTGGTCATGACCAAGATAGAATGGCAAAATGTATTCGGTGCAATGTCTATCAACATTG TTATTGCTTCCCAGTGGTGACATATGATGTTCCTGATGAATGGTGTTGTTGTGAGTGCCAAAACAAGTCCAATTGGGACCAAACTCCTAGTCAag GTGGGCAAACTATCAGGAATAGAGTCCATCAAGATAGCCTGAAAATTCCAAACAAGTTTGAAAATGCCAAAGTGAAATACATTTCTTATGAAGAGGCGTCATTATTGAATAATAATGAGAGACCACCAAATTGTAGGTCAAATTTTCATGTGCGACGTACAAATAGTCATGTCCGTCCTGCATCTCCTCCAAATGCGAAACAGTCATCTAGTAGGAGTGACAATCGTGCGTATAGCCAGTTCCATCGCAAATTTCCAAATGGGCAGCAGTCCCCCTGTAGGAGTGACACTCAAGGGCCTTTTCTGAAACGAGGTGATGGTGCAAGTCAGAACCAGACAGAGATTGCTGGTATAAACATGAAACAGAAAGCACAATCAG GTGAGATGCTTCGTCCATGTCATAGAAGCAGAGCAATTAGAGGAAAAATTGACTTTCAGGTTCAAAATGAGCAGAGGGAAAAGAAGGTAGTTAGTGCAGATAAAGTAACAATGAACCCCCAGAGTCGGGATGATCCTAGAGAAAAGAGTGGATCCAATGTTACAG TAGGTACTGATATTGGACGTGGATCTGAAATGAGTCCAGACAATGATATAGGCATGCTGGTGGTCATTAATTCAAGTGTGGAATATGCAAGACAACCTCCACCAGAAATTTGTTGGAC GGGATGCTTTCTTGTCTCCAATGGATCAAACTGTAATCCTGCTGATTTTAAAGCTTACTGCCCATCAAAAGTGTCGTCTAAAGTTCTCAATGTCATCAAGAGCATGCCTAGTATAATAGAGTTGGATATATTGCCTCGAATGGATGAATGGCCAAAATCTTTTGAGATAAATCCACCAGTTTATGAAGACATTGGcttgttcttcttctccacTGAACTTGACCG GAATGGAAAGAGTCAATCTCATGTCATGGAGACGAGCTGCAATTTTGTTATGAGGGCATATATCAACAATATAAAGTTGCTGATATATTCCTCAGAAGTGCTTCCACCTGATTCCCAGT GGATTGATGGAGAGAGCTACTTATGGGGTGTCTTTGTGGATCCCAAGAGGAGGCATAAGTCTATGCCATTTGGTTCCATTTCTGCATGA